One part of the Nilaparvata lugens isolate BPH unplaced genomic scaffold, ASM1435652v1 scaffold6401, whole genome shotgun sequence genome encodes these proteins:
- the LOC120356291 gene encoding uncharacterized protein LOC120356291: MIIPNVCAIFFLLAVFSQASHSTEMTEEKHPSRMKRQSYTNNDVGNAFIDSVFNIPISTLNAVGQLIKNSRPVVQEVRRRAEQQYSQYQENRRRTSTTVQHRPASYDATTTTQNSRRTGRYSARL, encoded by the exons ATGATTATCCCCAATGTTTGTGCTATCTTCTTCCTACTAGCCGTTTTCTCACAGGCTTCGCATTCGACTGAAATG ACTGAAGAAAAGCATCCAAGTAGAATGAAACGACAATCCTATACCAACAATGATGTGGGAAATGCGTTCATTGACAGCGTATTCAAT ATTCCGATTTCGACGTTGAATGCGGTCGGTCAGCTGATCAAGAACTCGCGGCCGGTCGTTCAGGAGGTGCGACGCCGGGCAGAGCAGCAATACAGCCAATACCAGGAGAACCGACGCAGGACGTCGACCACCGTCCAACATCGACCTGCGTCGTACGACGCCACGACCACGACGCAGAACAGCCGCCGAACTGGCCGCTATTCGGCCCGCTTATGA